Genomic window (Zerene cesonia ecotype Mississippi chromosome 5, Zerene_cesonia_1.1, whole genome shotgun sequence):
CATTTCCACCCTGCGTTGTAAACGTAGTCATTTATTtagtcattaattttaattttcaggcCATAGTTATCGATGGCCGTGGCCATTTACTCGGCCGCTTGGCTGCCATTATTGCCAAGGTCCTTCTTGAAGGAAACAAAGTTGTTGTTGTAAGATGTGAACAAATTAACATCTCAGGAAACTTCTTCAGGTAAATATGTAACTGCATGTTTTATCTACATCTAAAATTAGACCATCATGGGATGTTATTTTCTCGTCTACTTTCTGACTATTGTTGCAAAAATCAAAAGATCAAAATATCCCGTAATCCATTCAAACGCGTTGTCTTATACAAATAAtccaaataattaaactaataatcATGTTTTTGCAGAAACAAGTTGAAGTTCATGTCATTTTTGCGCAAACGCTGCAATGTGAACCCAGCGCGTGGTCCATTCCACTTTAGAGCACCATCCAAGATTCTGTGGAAGACTGTCAGAGGTAAGTaaacttacaaatttaaatgaaggcTTTCTTGCAGcttcaaagtaaattaaatgactCATCAAGTTCCACTGTATTTgtgagttaaaattttatgtaaagaaACAGATATGTGAATCAAaagtacaattatatattccaCAATACACGGTGTATAATCATAATGAATGAATCCCAAAATGTTAGCAACATTGATGAATAgtcctaaatatttttatttagacaaTCAAagtcaaacataaataaatttattgaattaatatttatttatgcttatactcatagaagcactttttaattattataacattaaccacaaaaacaaaacttatcaaactttcatgaatataaataatgttatagaatatgattgtcattttattatagcTCAAAGACATAGAAGTAATTTAGAATATAAGAGCTgtgtcttaattttttttattctttgctATGCCAAAtgccattattttataattattgttatatatttgtgtatgaaAGTCCAAGcaaaaaaaatccttacaTTATATCTAAGAATAGTGGCATGAAATTTGTAGGAATTAAttctctatttttataaataatcccTTGTATGTTCGTAACttcttttaaatgaaatgtacaTACTGTACtgtttagataaatttatatattcgaGTACTATATTGATTCTTTTGCATATTTGATGTACTCGGCACAGGAATCTATTCTATTGGCATAAAACCAAGGAATACTCATAGGAACTTGGACTTGTCCCATGTCTTGTTATCatcaattgaatatttttatcacatcATCACATTTCAGCCTTCATCCTTATAATAAACCAatgattatacaaataattttacctACATTATCTGATGTTTTGTGATAATACAAAAGCTATGAGATCTCTCTTCATTCATAACTTTTAGTTCTACTAATGAAAGATGTATTAATAGAAAGTTATTGTATCAGGCATGATCCCCCACAAAACCGAACGTGGAAAGGATGCTCTCAGGAGGCTCCGCAGTTACGATGGTTGCCCTCCACCATATGACAACCGCCGTCGCGTTGTTGTACCGGCTGCTCTCAGAGTATTCTGCCTGAAACCTGGCCGcaaggtaatttttttaaatataaataaatcttaagtGTATAACATGCACCTCAATTCACTTCaatgaataatgtattttagtaATTGCATGTATGAATATAGTAAagggtaaaataaataatctcttttctatatatattgttatcaataaatgGAGATAATATAGAATGTTTaagaaattcataaaattttaattctatttaaatgatgtatttttttgggtaATTTGCGACTGAAGACATAGTCATATGttgcataaatttttattctgataaaaatttctaaaaataaaatggtaatGGTTGCGTCAAGAAAAATCACTAACACAAATATCAATTGCAGTACTGTCACGTCGGCCGCCTCTCACACGAAGTCGGTTGGAAGTACCGTGACGTTGTCCGCAAATTGGAGGACAAGAGGAAATTCAAGGCTGTCCACAAAGTGGCCTATGAAAGGAAACTTAAGGTAAAACTCATTTCATtgatcttttataaatatgcctACTATTCGTTCAACCTTTGTTCAAGCtgatctatttttattttgtgttagaAAAATGAAATGATGATTAACTTCTTACCTACATTATCTGATTTAATGTGATTTGTAAAACAATACtgacattaatataaagtaaccTTGCCAGCTCCATTTGCGATATGTacctaatttctaaattacttGCTTACAGAAAATCACTAAGGAGGCCGGTGAGAAAGTTGCAAAGACGACAGCACCCTTCACCGCTATCATGCAATCCTACGGATATAATTAGGATTaagatttacaaaaaataaaccattggTTGCCcattttgttgtttaattttttaacctaATTtagagtttttaatattaaccacATAATACAGTAAAGTCCTGATTATCCAAAATACAGGAGCCATTTCGGATGTCAAACTATATAGGTGAAATACCCTCAATGGCGTAAACCGCGAAATATCATCATATAGCGTGCGGACATGGAGTACTATGCTATATTTATAGCAGTATTCACATTGatacctatttataaatgtgaaaaacgGCGAATTTACGCAAGCTTAGTAACTCAGTGCTTAGCGCTTATCGCTCATACTAAGGACTAATGTCTGAATTGTGAAATACGTATTAGCGTTGGTGATTAGAAATCTATCCTATTTACAAGTCGATACCACACTGCGAAGTTGTCACTTGCTGACCTGAGATAAACAACTCGACGAATTAGTtgtgtaacttttttttttacttatttcgaCAATCTCGGAGCTTGATGTCCTGCTGTCGAGCTTGAACTCAATGATGAGTCAAGTACTCAGGCCGTGTGATTCGCCCCTTAGCCTTTTGCTGAAAAATTTGTGACGTTAAAATTCAATGGTCCTCAAACTTAATTGGTAACTTAATGGTGCAATTGAGTTCTGATTTTCTTATGAAAGCTATATATCTAGCAGCCTATTGCATAAACTATTGAACGTATTTTGATGAGACTTGCACTAATCCTTAACTGAACGTTGTGCCCAATACTGCAAAGACAGCATTTCATTCCGACGCATACTTTTGAGTTATTCGTGAACAAGTACCTACACTTTTCGCACACGTGTTTAGAAGTTACTAAAAGCTAACATATCCAAAACTGCGAATCATCATAATAACTAAtgattacatacatatacatcgAATCGATAATCTGTTTTTAAGTCGGTCCAAATCAAAAGCCGACTCGACACGAATCTTTGCctgctaataaaaataagcacCGTGGAAAGTTCTTTTTAACCCACGTTGTCAAAAAAAATCGACtagctatattatattgtgtttttgctacatactcgataactccgtggattatttttgtgtttgataggaaatagTCCCATTTCAGAATCTGGAGTATTACCACAGTTAAAAtcttaaacatatataaaattcccgtgtcacaattttagttaccgaactcctccgaaacggctggactgattcttatgaaattttgtgtgcatattgcgTATgactgagaatcggccaacatctttTTTGCATAAATGAAGAGTAAAGCAGAACAGCATTTGCCGGGTCACCTAGTAATACTACCTAGTAGTACCTTGCCTTTAAAAACCTCAGCGTTTAGCAAAACAtgcgaaaattaaattaaaatttttattttttatttttaatcccCAACACAAAATAGAGgtgttataatataaggttTAATTTGATATCCGTCTGTATcagtgtgagtgtgtgtgtctgtctgtgtcATCCGATCGACCGATTACGATGcggttttttaatttgaagggCTTGCGGTCGAAGATGGTGGCcgatagtattaaatattatcttcacAGCTCCCCCAATAACGGTATTAATTGAAAAGGATTGATAAGTAAAATATCTCAAATGTCAACATGGAGTTAAATCGGTTTTGTTACTTTTCgtgaatatttttcttgttatatCTGCTTGATACCTAgtgcatttttaaagaaactacattatttaaacagtACGAAAAAAGTTACCAAAATTATggcgataaatatttttcatatatttgctTCGACAAGGACAAAACCATTCAATGTAATTGATATTCACTTAAcgaattttagattttttgacCCCTCCATACGTACTCCATATTATGTCACATTTAAAAAACCCCTCTGCGCTTTTGTGAACTAAAACTAAACATGTTTTAACTTTATccatgttttatgtataaatttgttaatacgtaaatattaaatttcgtatCTTAGTACTagcatatttaaaatcttaacaTGTGTCGTCACAAAGCTTTTTGACCTCCCCTGCCTCTTGTCACACACTTTTTGGTGGTATCATACCCCCCTTTAACCTGTGCCAGTATTTATGGATGACTGAACTGAACTCCTTTATTCGACcattttcaatattcataaataaaggaCGCatcataaaatagtaattttcaATCAATCGCTTCAATGGGTTAAATCAGATAATAAATGTAGGGTACGGAGACAAATTTTCTTGTGCAGCTGGGACCGCAGATAAAGTGGGAATAAGGTACGGTAAGCAACTCAGGTTCAGCTTTTATGCAGGATTTTtcccgatttaaaaaaatggagCAATTCccactttgttttttttttattcttagagTAACTTCCattgacaaattattttacgGTCTTATATAAATCTGCTAACTTTCCACCAGCGTAGTTAAGAAAAAGACACACAGACCCGGGGTTTAACCCGCATAGTTCTCGTCCCTGtgagatttccgggataaaaactaccaATTTCATCAGAATCGGTTCAGTGATTAAGGTGTGATGAAGGGTCATATAGATTACTCGCATTTGtaatcgcatttataatattagcagggatttgaaaaattacgtGGCTCTACCTAGAGCTCCAGTTTGTGTTATTTCTATGACGTGGAGTTGAAAAATGTATGGCTTAATGACATTTAACCAGAAATTTGGTGttgtagtttttttctttaaattttgatattttaaagttatttttagcCATTCCTTcctaatttaatgttatgggATGCCTATCAtgctttgaaatataaaaatgttgcttataaaaatatttcagcatTTATATAAGTCTAAACTTAAATTCACCTGCTTATAGGTATtagtaatttcaaattaaaatttatttttaagactgtgatacatatttaagtatataccTACACCAAAAGATCCTTTTTCTCACATTTCAccttctttttatattaaggtaCATCTTCTGATAGCTTGTGTTCTGCTTGTTGGATACACATATTTAGAAAATGAGCTAGGAATTTctctcttattaaaatatatgactgTGAATAAGTTGCAATAACCAGTTACTTCAATAGCAATTCGGTTTTGTTTACTTTCACAATTCcaacattgataaaaaaacaatttaattaatatgcataacataaaaagtataaaaatataaaacagttttttaaaatgacaaatgtGCGCCTCGGCTTGTGTCGCCTTAGCGTGGGAGGTTGAAATAAAGTGAATTCTAGCGTTAAACACGTTATCAATTGCTATCATTCTCAGGCCGTATATAAGGGTGCCAATACAGCCTCAAAGGCAGTTCACAGGCAACCGTCTCTTGTTTAACATCTAAAAGAGAGAAGAAAAATACTAAACAAGGGTTACTATGCATTACGGGAGTTACCTTTTCCTAGCATTGCTTTGTATTTTTCAACCGATAATATCGAAAAGCAATATTGTTGATGGCAGAGAACGCTGCGATCGATCATTACGCTCTGAACTTTCTGACAGAAGATCGTATCGAGACGTTCGTAAGCATTTCTCAGTAAGCTCTCCCAATAAAATCTCAACGGAAATCTCCTTAATTCGAGATGATCGACACCGGGAAACTTCGCGGAACCAAGAACGAATAGATAGCATCTTGCAACGAAATACTAGAGCAATTGAGCAATTGAAAACCGATGAATTAAGATCTCAGAGACGTTCTCAGTATCTCAAAGAAAGAATTATTCTTGATGTTAGATCGCCATATGATCGCACTTTTGATGATGCCATTCGTAAGGTGAGATTTGATCGAAGTTTGGCACTATTGGGCGCTAGACGAAGTGCATCATCAACAGAACGAGCGGATACGATTGAATCAAGAGTTAAGAGAGAGCGCCGGAATCGGGAAAATTTCAGAAGTGTACGTTCAAGAAGTGTTAACGATTTGAGGCAAAGTGAGAGACGGAATCGTATCACTCGTAATCGTTATTCACTTGAGCgtaatattgatttatctCGTGATGAGTCTGAGCGTAGGCATAATTTAGAAAGGAGATTATCTCGGAATACATATCATAGAAGACAAGAAACTAGACAAAGGACTCATGTCTCTCCAAAACTTTCTCGATCACTGGCAGGGGAGCAAATACGACAGATACGAGTCCGAAATGCTGAGAATCAGGTGAGAAGAGAAAGACgcatttcaattgaaaatcgACGCAATGCCAACAAACGTAGTGATACTCCGGAAGTGTTAAGGAATATCAACTCACAAAAGCGTGAACGATTTATCGCTACTCTGAATAGAGAAGAAATGAGAGACGTCGTCGAAAGGACAATTCGAGGAAGTTTTACTCGATCGAGATCTCTTACACGTTCAACCCTTCGAAATAGTGTTGCTGCAAATATGCGTGGGCgcaatatcaattttattcgaGAGAAAAGAGAACTCGAAAGTCTAGACGGAGAACGACGATCTGAGACACGCAGAGATCAATCAAGAGGCTTGTTTGTGGAAATTAGAGACATGCAGAGGGAATTCGCTGGGAGACAATATGGTAGATATATGGTTAACGACAAAGCGCTAGTTCGTGAAATTCGAGGGAATTCTGAAATACAAAAGCCTTCTAGAACGTTATCACGTGGTGTAGATCGAGAACGTGTTGCTCGATCAGAATGGAGGGAAAATTCACCAAAACTTTTCCGAGAAGCGGAGAGAAGTGCTACTAGATATGAAAGAAGAAACAATATGTGGCGAGATACTAATGAACTTGTATCACGTATCGACATATCCAGAAATCGgttaaattcattcaaaaacGAAGTAAAATATGGAATGTTGAATTGGGAAATTCTATTCTACACTCTACAAGGCATATATCTATGTAGTATTTTAGTAAAggcattgaataaaaatgaatattctgTAAAGAAGAACAGGTGAGTAGAGtaccttttatttgtatgccTATGTAATTAGCATATTATCATAGTTCATagttttagtaaatatttactaaataaatatatgttatcttAATACCTTACAGATCCTTTGGATGGTTTCCTGTGTCCACTGTAATGAAGATTGATTAAAGAATAATGATCAACTGGCACGCCTCTCAAATAtctcaaaatataaaagtagtaTATTGTaacgtacataatatttcaatgtataaatgtttattgtgaatctaaaataaatatatttgttgtgATGACGTGTTTGTCTTTCATTGACTAACTCCTCGCTTTGGCTCTCTCTGCgaagtattttcttttagaaatttgcaagtttaaaattatacagttattatttattgtataagcGGAGACAAATCTATAAACCACAAATCATTagggtttattttatttttctacataataaaactataaaccTGCACATTTAAGCTGTAATATATTTGGgggtttttgaaatatttattttattacattcactGTATGAGAACCACAACAATGAACTTAGACTGAGGCACAATGATTTTTGttcatttagaaatatttcaagGAAAGAATATAAACAGTAGATAAGGGCTACCAAAACTTTTAggactataaaattttcaagacCTACATATTACTTatccattttgtttttgaaaagaatcataaagaaaaatacgtttttagcTACATTaaaacacagataatataatactaaaaataataggtacagtacctaatatatatacgtaaacAAAAGTGGTtcagaaaatataatgttaattctGATTTagatgaaagaaaatttaagattaaaattaaaacaataatttattaattaatgtagatATTTCAAACACTGGGACACGAGATTTtcacacataaatataaatttgccACTTTCCTACTTACATTGTAaacttaaaagtttataagaacgtatggatgtttgttactctttcggAAGTGAACGGATTTATATCACCTGATTCTAAGAGGTAGTTGTAATGTCTGTAACTCTTTCCCACAGATGAGCTCATATCTCAATAGTATCTCATTTATAGGGATGTTGTGTAAACTgattaacttattatatattatatgttaggGCTTTTTTTGTCAGAGTGGACAACTAAACTGAtgtttcgcctgatgataagagATCACCAacgcctatgaacattcgcagaggcagtaCCTATGCGattgcgctgcccgctttttagGGAGTATGGGATAAGGAAAGTATTGACGACTAGAAAGAAGGATGGAttggtaaggaaaaggaaacggtttcggctcccccactcaccggaCGAAACATGTGTTGGTtggcatgctactatttcactccggtattctgtgggggtgtggtacttctccaGTGCGAGCTGACACAATTCGTACCAAAGCATGCTCGAATCTCACAAATAAATAGGTTTAAGTTACAATTCGATTTCATTATTCATAAGGATGAAGGAAATGacaaaatccaaaaaaaaaataacgaaagtTCCTTTCCAATTCCTTCTTtacagtcatcaatcctttcctcattcCTTAATCCTTACCCCCTAAAAAGCGGGCAGCCCATCCGCAGAGACATTAactctgtga
Coding sequences:
- the LOC119839963 gene encoding 60S ribosomal protein L13a, coding for MTGFSNKAIVIDGRGHLLGRLAAIIAKVLLEGNKVVVVRCEQINISGNFFRNKLKFMSFLRKRCNVNPARGPFHFRAPSKILWKTVRGMIPHKTERGKDALRRLRSYDGCPPPYDNRRRVVVPAALRVFCLKPGRKYCHVGRLSHEVGWKYRDVVRKLEDKRKFKAVHKVAYERKLKKITKEAGEKVAKTTAPFTAIMQSYGYN
- the LOC119840172 gene encoding uncharacterized protein LOC119840172 codes for the protein MHYGSYLFLALLCIFQPIISKSNIVDGRERCDRSLRSELSDRRSYRDVRKHFSVSSPNKISTEISLIRDDRHRETSRNQERIDSILQRNTRAIEQLKTDELRSQRRSQYLKERIILDVRSPYDRTFDDAIRKVRFDRSLALLGARRSASSTERADTIESRVKRERRNRENFRSVRSRSVNDLRQSERRNRITRNRYSLERNIDLSRDESERRHNLERRLSRNTYHRRQETRQRTHVSPKLSRSLAGEQIRQIRVRNAENQVRRERRISIENRRNANKRSDTPEVLRNINSQKRERFIATLNREEMRDVVERTIRGSFTRSRSLTRSTLRNSVAANMRGRNINFIREKRELESLDGERRSETRRDQSRGLFVEIRDMQREFAGRQYGRYMVNDKALVREIRGNSEIQKPSRTLSRGVDRERVARSEWRENSPKLFREAERSATRYERRNNMWRDTNELVSRIDISRNRLNSFKNEVKYGMLNWEILFYTLQGIYLCSILVKALNKNEYSVKKNRSFGWFPVSTVMKID